Proteins from one Desulfocurvus vexinensis DSM 17965 genomic window:
- a CDS encoding SGNH/GDSL hydrolase family protein yields MQSLGHRSYWNTARKPEGVTRVLCLGDSLTFGQGVLPHEAYPAVLEEHLNRFCWERAVEVVNLGACGHSLHDSVSGFNLRGAAMAPDLVILTLCNNDAELYCTPEGRSYLEHLDRNWDPQGPVFPLFRRALAGFKAGLDAAGVPLVLCFWSVTGECPTDRRVAAQIAGEARALGIDFLDLSLEFTGPQSASADPGLFVSKADEHPSAQAHRLAAMRLARHLLTAGPLAGGDGPPLGEADVARRCADAARAMAAAGRPPEAACSWLLLALGAKRQSRARLRLAPEALLPAPAWEAIVAGVEDELAGLYRLRQHEGFAALIDETPFLRLNSCLGRLEQMHKHCLLLEEATPKSPLLAEPLDMLTRQQPLGGGELLAPDAILARADALLTRALRALEPLRAPAPAPGPWSVLPAPPGETLAPLRAFLEEFALAARGVRRLARRLAAQHARSGRGLGPEHRRGVGLLREHLGGLVLALGGIGESFHLARLAAMRPPLPAAPMTLISATLVMPEGAHGTLRATVSYRQPFRQPVSDNHHGVPDGREHTCRWAFPLLVNATLLLELVGTRGGATLQGVLTRVTINEGHPGALAITPGQAEILSPDRMLVHLALVHPPARV; encoded by the coding sequence ATGCAGAGCCTGGGCCACCGAAGCTACTGGAACACCGCGCGCAAGCCCGAGGGCGTGACCCGCGTCCTGTGCCTGGGCGATTCGCTGACCTTCGGCCAGGGCGTGCTGCCCCACGAGGCCTACCCGGCGGTGCTGGAGGAGCACCTGAACCGCTTCTGCTGGGAGCGGGCCGTGGAGGTGGTCAACCTCGGGGCCTGCGGCCATTCGCTGCACGACAGCGTGTCCGGGTTCAATCTGCGCGGGGCGGCCATGGCGCCGGACCTCGTGATCCTGACCCTGTGCAACAACGACGCGGAGCTGTACTGCACGCCCGAGGGCCGGAGCTACCTGGAGCACCTGGACCGCAACTGGGACCCGCAGGGCCCGGTCTTCCCCCTGTTCCGCCGGGCCCTGGCCGGATTCAAGGCCGGGCTGGACGCCGCCGGGGTGCCCCTGGTGCTGTGCTTCTGGTCCGTCACCGGCGAATGCCCCACCGACAGGCGCGTGGCCGCCCAGATCGCGGGCGAGGCCCGGGCCCTGGGCATCGATTTCCTGGACCTGTCCCTGGAGTTCACCGGGCCCCAGTCGGCCAGCGCGGACCCGGGGCTGTTCGTCTCCAAGGCCGACGAACACCCCTCGGCCCAGGCCCACCGCCTGGCCGCCATGCGCCTGGCGCGCCACCTGCTCACCGCAGGGCCCCTGGCCGGGGGCGACGGCCCCCCGCTCGGCGAGGCCGACGTGGCGCGCCGCTGCGCGGACGCCGCCCGGGCCATGGCCGCCGCAGGGCGCCCCCCCGAGGCCGCCTGCTCCTGGCTGCTGCTGGCCCTGGGCGCCAAGCGCCAGAGCCGGGCCCGGCTGCGTCTGGCCCCCGAGGCGCTCCTGCCCGCCCCTGCCTGGGAGGCCATCGTCGCCGGGGTGGAGGACGAACTCGCGGGCCTGTACCGCCTGCGCCAGCACGAGGGCTTTGCCGCGCTCATCGACGAGACGCCCTTCCTGCGGCTCAACTCCTGCCTGGGCAGGCTGGAACAGATGCACAAGCACTGCCTGCTGCTGGAGGAGGCCACCCCAAAATCCCCCCTGCTGGCCGAGCCCCTGGATATGCTGACGCGCCAGCAGCCCCTGGGCGGTGGCGAACTCCTGGCTCCGGACGCCATCCTGGCCCGGGCCGACGCCCTGCTGACTCGGGCGCTCCGGGCGCTGGAACCGCTGCGGGCCCCGGCCCCGGCGCCCGGCCCCTGGTCGGTGCTGCCCGCCCCGCCCGGCGAGACCCTGGCGCCCCTGCGCGCGTTCCTGGAAGAGTTCGCCCTCGCCGCCCGGGGGGTGCGGCGGCTGGCCCGGCGGCTGGCGGCGCAGCATGCCCGGAGCGGACGCGGCCTGGGCCCGGAGCACCGCCGCGGCGTGGGCCTGCTGCGCGAACACCTGGGCGGGCTGGTCCTGGCTCTGGGCGGCATCGGCGAATCCTTCCACCTGGCGCGTCTGGCGGCCATGCGCCCGCCCCTGCCCGCCGCGCCCATGACCCTGATCAGCGCGACCCTGGTCATGCCCGAGGGCGCCCATGGCACCCTGCGGGCCACCGTGAGCTACCGCCAACCCTTCCGCCAGCCGGTGAGCGACAACCACCATGGCGTGCCCGACGGCAGGGAACACACCTGCCGCTGGGCCTTCCCCCTGCTGGTCAACGCCACGCTGCTGCTGGAGCTGGTGGGCACCCGGGGCGGGGCGACCCTCCAGGGGGTGCTGACCCGCGTGACCATCAACGAAGGACACCCCGGAGCCCTTGCCATCACCCCCGGCCAGGCCGAAATCCTGTCGCCCGACAGGATGCTCGTCCACCTGGCCCTGGTGCACCCCCCCGCCCGGGTCTGA
- a CDS encoding carbamoyltransferase family protein: MNVLGISCYFHDASATLVRDGAIVAAAEEERFTRKKHDSRFPEAAIRHCLDAGGLDIAQVDAVCFYEKPLRKLERLLATGRTWRGLSEGSVARQLSLFLHERLFMERVLAARLGYAGPVRYCDHHLAHAACAYFTSPFPAAALMTVDAVGEWASTVQFVAEGNTIRRLREIRYPHSLGMLYSAVTGFLGVKVNNDEYKVMGLASYGQPTYMDQLARVFRQGPDGSFRLNLGYFDFTHDTRRMHSRRFEELLGPPRTPDAPLTRRHMDLAASVQALTEQAMVALAASLHEASGGMDALCLAGGLALNCVANTRVLRESPFTALHVPPAAADGGGSMGAALYCYWHGRDEARPLAPHSPLLGPAFGNEAIEAALRAAGLPFQRLDDEALLRRTAELIARDQIVGWFQGRMEFGPRALGNRSILANATNPAMKDIVNSRIKFREDFRPFAPAVLAERAGQWFDLDAPSPYMLLAPQVRPGMDARIPAVTHCDNSARVQTVSPADNPRLHRLITAFEALTGVPVVMNTSFNIRGEPIVCTPQDACRCFLKTDLDFLVMGNYLADKGF; this comes from the coding sequence ATGAACGTCCTTGGCATCTCCTGCTATTTCCACGACGCCTCGGCCACCCTCGTGCGCGACGGCGCCATCGTCGCGGCCGCCGAGGAGGAGCGCTTCACGCGCAAGAAGCACGACAGCCGCTTTCCCGAGGCCGCCATCCGCCACTGCCTGGACGCGGGCGGGCTGGACATCGCCCAGGTGGACGCCGTCTGCTTCTACGAAAAACCCCTGCGCAAGCTCGAGCGCCTGCTGGCCACGGGCCGCACCTGGCGCGGCCTGTCCGAAGGCTCCGTGGCGCGCCAGCTCTCCTTGTTCCTGCACGAGCGGCTGTTCATGGAGCGCGTGCTGGCGGCGCGCCTGGGCTACGCGGGGCCCGTGCGCTACTGCGACCACCACCTCGCCCACGCGGCCTGCGCCTATTTCACCTCGCCCTTCCCCGCCGCCGCGCTGATGACCGTGGACGCCGTGGGCGAATGGGCCTCCACCGTCCAGTTCGTGGCCGAGGGCAACACCATCCGCCGCCTGCGCGAGATCCGCTACCCCCACTCCCTGGGCATGCTCTACAGCGCCGTCACGGGGTTTCTGGGCGTCAAGGTCAACAACGACGAGTACAAGGTCATGGGCCTGGCCTCCTACGGCCAGCCGACGTACATGGACCAGCTCGCGCGCGTCTTCCGCCAGGGCCCCGACGGCAGCTTCCGCCTGAACCTCGGCTATTTCGACTTCACCCACGACACCCGGCGCATGCATTCCCGGCGTTTCGAGGAGCTGCTGGGCCCGCCCCGGACGCCCGACGCCCCCCTGACGCGGCGCCACATGGACCTCGCGGCCTCGGTGCAGGCGCTCACGGAACAGGCCATGGTCGCCCTGGCCGCCTCGCTGCACGAGGCCAGCGGCGGCATGGACGCCCTGTGCCTGGCCGGGGGGCTGGCCCTGAACTGCGTGGCCAACACCCGGGTGCTGCGCGAGTCGCCCTTCACGGCCCTGCACGTGCCCCCGGCGGCGGCGGACGGCGGCGGCAGCATGGGCGCGGCCCTGTACTGCTACTGGCACGGGCGCGACGAGGCCCGGCCCCTGGCGCCGCACAGCCCCCTGCTCGGCCCCGCCTTCGGCAACGAAGCCATCGAGGCCGCCCTGCGCGCCGCCGGGCTGCCCTTCCAGCGCCTGGACGACGAGGCCCTGTTGCGGCGCACGGCGGAGCTCATCGCCCGCGACCAGATCGTGGGCTGGTTCCAGGGGCGCATGGAGTTCGGCCCCCGGGCCCTGGGCAACCGCAGCATCCTGGCCAACGCCACCAACCCGGCCATGAAGGACATCGTCAACTCCCGCATCAAGTTCCGCGAGGACTTCCGGCCCTTCGCCCCGGCGGTGCTCGCAGAGCGCGCCGGGCAGTGGTTCGACCTCGACGCCCCGAGCCCCTACATGCTCCTGGCGCCGCAGGTGCGCCCGGGCATGGACGCGCGCATCCCCGCCGTGACCCACTGCGACAACAGCGCCCGGGTGCAGACCGTCAGCCCCGCCGACAACCCGCGCCTGCACCGCCTGATCACGGCCTTCGAAGCCCTGACCGGGGTGCCGGTGGTCATGAACACCAGCTTCAACATCCGCGGCGAGCCCATCGTCTGCACCCCGCAGGACGCCTGCCGCTGTTTCCTGAAGACGGACCTGGACTTCCTGGTCATGGGCAACTACCTGGCAGACAAGGGGTTCTAG